The proteins below come from a single Rhodococcus sp. WMMA185 genomic window:
- a CDS encoding ABC transporter ATP-binding protein, whose amino-acid sequence MTANHSVVSADQVDFVRGGRFLLRDVTLRVEQGQHWVLLGANGAGKSTLLSLLGAFAHPTNGTVHVLGHRLGRVDMRELRAHIGHVNPRHSVQHPLTVRDVVLTGLTNTPEFIPRWSPTEEQVAHAYELIASLGMQDRSDAVWPNLSQGERGRALIARALIADPQLLLLDEPATGLDLAAREQLLTALDESRIRFPNLASILVTHHLEEIPMTTTHAILIRDGRVTARGEVADVLTTAHISECFDHPIEITRQRGRWVAQTRVSEHVG is encoded by the coding sequence ATGACCGCCAACCATTCGGTCGTCAGCGCCGACCAAGTCGACTTCGTCCGCGGTGGTCGATTTCTGCTGCGCGACGTCACACTTCGCGTCGAGCAAGGCCAGCACTGGGTGCTCCTCGGCGCCAACGGGGCGGGCAAGAGCACCCTTCTGAGCCTGCTCGGCGCCTTCGCTCATCCGACGAACGGAACTGTTCACGTGCTCGGTCATCGTTTGGGTCGCGTGGACATGAGGGAGCTGCGCGCCCACATCGGTCACGTGAACCCGCGCCATTCGGTGCAGCACCCCTTGACCGTGCGCGACGTGGTACTCACGGGCCTGACCAATACCCCCGAATTCATCCCCCGGTGGTCGCCCACCGAAGAGCAGGTGGCTCACGCCTATGAACTGATCGCGTCACTGGGGATGCAGGACCGCTCGGATGCCGTGTGGCCGAACTTGTCTCAAGGCGAGCGCGGTCGCGCCCTCATCGCCCGCGCATTGATCGCGGACCCTCAACTTCTCCTGCTCGACGAGCCGGCCACTGGACTGGATCTGGCTGCGCGAGAACAACTCCTCACCGCGCTCGACGAATCACGGATCCGATTCCCGAATCTCGCCAGCATCCTCGTCACACATCATCTCGAGGAGATCCCGATGACCACAACTCACGCGATCCTCATCCGTGACGGTCGCGTGACTGCGCGGGGTGAGGTGGCCGATGTCCTCACCACCGCGCATATCAGCGAGTGCTTCGACCATCCCATCGAGATCACCCGGCAGCGCGGCCGATGGGTCGCGCAGACCAGGGTGTCCGAACACGTGGGCTGA
- a CDS encoding amidohydrolase family protein: protein MTEDLRVQEFWRSLGLPGIIDVHTHFMPANVMEKVWRYFDSAGPLTGREWPIRYRHDEEVRVEQLRRFGVRRFTSMIYPHKPNMAAWLNQWSAGFAAQTPDCLWTSTFYPEESTATYVAEAIEAGTRVFKSHIQVGDYSPNDPLLDPVWGALEDSGVPVVIHCGSGPAPGTYTGPEPISELLARFPALPLIIAHMGLPEYQGFLELAAKYTNVYLDTAMAFTDFSEQSTPFPRNQVHRLANLQDRIVFGSDFPNIPYPYLDGLDGLTRFDLGDAWLRAVCHDNAARLFSIE, encoded by the coding sequence TTGACCGAGGATCTGCGCGTACAGGAGTTCTGGCGCAGTCTGGGGCTTCCCGGAATCATCGATGTTCACACCCATTTCATGCCGGCGAACGTGATGGAGAAGGTGTGGAGATACTTCGATTCGGCCGGACCGCTGACCGGGCGTGAGTGGCCCATCCGCTATCGGCACGACGAGGAGGTCCGTGTCGAACAGCTCCGCAGGTTCGGGGTACGGCGTTTCACGTCGATGATCTATCCGCACAAGCCGAACATGGCCGCGTGGCTCAACCAGTGGTCGGCAGGGTTCGCCGCTCAGACACCCGACTGCCTGTGGACATCGACGTTCTACCCGGAGGAGTCCACGGCGACGTATGTAGCGGAAGCCATCGAGGCGGGCACTCGAGTGTTCAAGTCGCATATCCAGGTGGGCGATTATTCGCCGAACGACCCGCTCCTCGATCCCGTATGGGGAGCACTCGAGGACTCCGGCGTGCCCGTCGTCATCCATTGCGGTTCCGGCCCCGCGCCGGGCACATACACCGGCCCTGAGCCCATCTCCGAGTTGCTGGCGAGATTTCCCGCATTGCCACTGATCATCGCCCACATGGGCCTGCCCGAGTACCAGGGCTTTCTGGAGCTGGCTGCGAAGTACACCAACGTCTACCTCGATACCGCCATGGCATTTACCGACTTCTCCGAACAGTCAACGCCCTTTCCGCGTAACCAGGTGCATCGGCTGGCGAACCTGCAAGACCGAATCGTATTCGGCAGCGACTTCCCCAATATCCCGTATCCGTACCTGGACGGGCTCGACGGGCTCACCCGATTCGACCTGGGAGACGCGTGGTTGAGGGCGGTGTGCCACGACAACGCGGCTCGGCTGTTCTCGATCGAGTAA
- a CDS encoding FadR/GntR family transcriptional regulator: MSARQTLRSGPLVPQLEDLLTERITAGEWTAGTRLPSEAELAAELGVGRSSVREAVRLLARAGLLDVRHGVGTFVARPPAAGAGLEQLLRRARLLEVYEVRRALEIEASRLAAERVRPEDLRRIRELLEARHDSTTKSTAVFVAADLDFHAAVVDIAGNSILSALFESVRPTLVKALAELVDHEPACPDTGCAHDDLLRALEIGDVEAAVVATAANLDPVMTLLREGETP, from the coding sequence ATGTCCGCACGTCAGACCCTCCGTAGCGGCCCGCTGGTACCTCAACTCGAAGATTTGCTCACCGAGCGGATCACCGCGGGCGAGTGGACCGCGGGAACCCGCCTCCCCAGCGAAGCAGAACTGGCAGCCGAACTGGGCGTCGGCCGATCGTCCGTACGCGAAGCGGTTCGGCTCCTTGCCCGCGCTGGGCTCCTCGACGTCCGGCACGGTGTCGGCACGTTCGTGGCGCGACCACCCGCTGCCGGAGCAGGGCTCGAGCAACTGCTGCGGCGCGCACGACTCCTCGAGGTGTATGAGGTGAGGCGCGCCCTCGAGATCGAGGCATCCCGGCTGGCAGCCGAACGCGTGCGCCCCGAAGATCTTCGACGAATTCGGGAACTACTCGAGGCCCGGCACGACAGCACCACTAAGTCCACTGCGGTGTTCGTAGCAGCAGACCTCGACTTCCACGCTGCGGTCGTCGACATCGCCGGCAACTCGATCCTGTCCGCATTGTTCGAGTCGGTCCGGCCCACGTTGGTCAAGGCACTCGCAGAACTGGTCGATCACGAGCCCGCATGCCCTGACACCGGGTGTGCCCACGACGATCTCCTTCGCGCCCTCGAAATCGGCGACGTGGAAGCGGCCGTCGTCGCCACCGCCGCCAATCTCGATCCCGTTATGACGTTGCTGCGAGAGGGCGAAACTCCATGA
- a CDS encoding acyl-CoA dehydrogenase family protein, with amino-acid sequence MGQVLDRIEVVAEEIRGQAVESETACRLTDTAARLLRDSGAIRLLQPKLYGGIEAHPREFAETVMGIAALDGASGWVAGVVGVHPWELAFADPRVQQEIWSENYDTWIASPYAPMGIATPVDGGYVLTGRWSFSSGTDHCQWAFLGAMVGDGEGGVAMPPSSLHVILPRVDYQIVGDSWDVIGLRGTGSKDLIVDGAFIPSHRTLDAWKVMDGRAQKEAGRSEPLYNMPYSCMFPLGITSAVIGIAEGALACHIAAQKDRVAITGQKIKEDPYVLSAIGESAAEINASRVSLIETAERFYDKLDAGKEITFEERAIGRRTQIAAAWRAVRALDEIFTRAGGGALRYSTPMQRFWRDAHAGLAHAVHVPGPTNHASALTQLGVEPQGMMRAMI; translated from the coding sequence ATGGGTCAGGTTCTGGACAGGATCGAGGTCGTCGCCGAGGAGATTCGGGGGCAGGCAGTGGAATCGGAGACCGCCTGCAGGCTCACCGACACCGCCGCCCGACTCTTGCGCGACTCCGGGGCGATCCGGTTGTTGCAGCCCAAGCTGTACGGAGGCATCGAGGCGCATCCTCGTGAGTTCGCCGAAACCGTCATGGGTATCGCGGCGCTCGACGGTGCGAGCGGGTGGGTCGCCGGGGTCGTCGGCGTACACCCTTGGGAACTGGCCTTCGCGGATCCGCGGGTTCAGCAGGAGATCTGGAGTGAGAACTACGACACGTGGATCGCATCGCCGTATGCGCCGATGGGTATCGCGACCCCGGTCGACGGCGGCTACGTTCTGACGGGGCGATGGTCCTTCTCGTCCGGCACGGACCACTGTCAGTGGGCTTTCCTCGGAGCGATGGTCGGCGACGGTGAGGGTGGCGTCGCGATGCCGCCGTCGTCGTTGCACGTGATCCTGCCGCGTGTCGACTATCAGATCGTCGGGGATTCGTGGGACGTCATCGGCCTGCGTGGAACGGGTAGCAAGGATCTGATCGTCGATGGGGCGTTCATCCCCAGCCACCGGACATTGGACGCGTGGAAGGTGATGGATGGACGTGCCCAGAAGGAGGCGGGAAGATCCGAACCGCTGTACAACATGCCGTACTCCTGCATGTTCCCGCTGGGCATCACGTCCGCGGTCATAGGCATCGCCGAGGGCGCGCTGGCATGCCACATCGCTGCGCAGAAGGATCGCGTGGCCATCACCGGCCAGAAGATCAAGGAAGATCCGTACGTGCTGAGTGCCATCGGGGAGTCGGCCGCCGAGATCAATGCCTCGCGCGTATCCCTGATCGAAACCGCCGAACGCTTCTACGACAAGCTGGACGCGGGCAAGGAGATCACCTTCGAGGAGCGTGCGATCGGCCGGCGAACTCAGATCGCCGCCGCGTGGCGTGCGGTGCGCGCGCTGGATGAGATCTTCACGCGCGCCGGAGGCGGCGCGCTGCGCTACAGCACGCCGATGCAGCGGTTCTGGCGTGACGCACACGCCGGTCTGGCGCACGCGGTCCATGTTCCGGGCCCGACCAACCACGCAAGCGCGCTCACTCAACTAGGTGTCGAACCCCAGGGGATGATGCGGGCCATGATCTAG
- a CDS encoding gamma carbonic anhydrase family protein — MRGPHVAQINGKSPRADETAFVAPTATVIGAATIGAEASVWYGAVLRADCDSIALGEGSNIQDGVAVHCDPGFPVTVGRNVSVGHNAVLHGCTVEDGALVGMGATVLNGAVVGTGSLIAAGALVLAGTQIPPRSLVAGVPAKVRRELTDDEVAKNEGNAAVYRHLAQQHRSAEVTAFDSP; from the coding sequence TTGAGAGGACCGCACGTCGCCCAGATCAACGGCAAATCGCCTCGAGCCGACGAAACCGCGTTCGTAGCACCCACCGCGACGGTGATCGGCGCCGCGACGATCGGCGCTGAGGCCAGCGTCTGGTACGGCGCGGTTCTGCGCGCCGACTGCGATTCCATCGCGCTCGGCGAGGGAAGCAACATCCAGGACGGCGTGGCGGTCCACTGCGATCCGGGTTTCCCGGTCACTGTCGGCCGAAACGTCAGCGTCGGCCACAACGCCGTCCTCCACGGCTGCACCGTGGAGGACGGCGCCCTCGTCGGCATGGGAGCGACGGTTCTCAACGGCGCAGTCGTCGGCACGGGATCACTGATCGCAGCCGGCGCACTGGTGCTCGCAGGCACGCAGATTCCACCGCGCTCACTCGTCGCGGGTGTTCCGGCCAAGGTACGGCGGGAGTTGACCGACGACGAGGTGGCCAAGAACGAGGGAAACGCGGCGGTATACCGTCACCTGGCGCAGCAGCATCGGTCGGCAGAAGTCACCGCCTTCGACTCTCCGTGA
- a CDS encoding class I SAM-dependent methyltransferase, translating to MSTLSPDADADTFSQRIFDASLGAMDVLSIHIGDRMGWYHSLATQGPATAEELAERTSTHPRYAQEWLEHQAVSGFVTVNSADPRTFALAPGATEALTDESSLSYLAPLARQVVAAAVQMPALLEVYRAGGGVGWAKFGADARESQADMNRPWYEQALPGALASVPDVDSLLRTPGAVIADVGCGGAWSTIALARAYPDAQLRGYDIDAATVELAKANVSTHPDVAQRITITESDATGIPEGSCTAAFAFECIHDMPAPVDVLAAVRRALEPGGALFVMDEAVDDEFSAPGSDLERFMYGISLTVCLPDGMSHTPSAGTGTVMRPSTLRGYAQAAGFSVMDILPIEDFGFWRFYRLTV from the coding sequence ATGTCCACACTCTCACCCGACGCCGACGCCGACACCTTCTCCCAGCGCATTTTCGATGCCTCACTCGGCGCGATGGACGTCCTCTCCATCCATATCGGAGACCGCATGGGCTGGTACCACAGTCTCGCCACCCAGGGCCCCGCCACGGCGGAGGAATTGGCCGAGCGCACCTCGACCCATCCGCGATACGCGCAGGAATGGCTCGAACACCAGGCGGTGTCGGGGTTCGTCACGGTGAACTCCGCCGATCCCAGGACATTCGCACTAGCTCCCGGCGCCACCGAGGCACTCACAGACGAAAGCAGTCTTTCCTACCTGGCCCCACTCGCACGGCAGGTGGTCGCCGCCGCCGTGCAGATGCCCGCGCTTCTCGAGGTCTACCGCGCCGGAGGAGGCGTGGGATGGGCGAAGTTCGGTGCCGACGCGCGCGAGTCACAGGCCGACATGAATCGGCCGTGGTACGAGCAAGCTCTGCCGGGCGCCCTCGCCTCGGTCCCCGACGTGGACTCGCTACTGCGTACGCCTGGCGCCGTCATCGCCGACGTGGGGTGTGGCGGCGCATGGTCGACAATTGCCCTGGCCCGCGCCTACCCGGACGCTCAACTTCGTGGATACGACATCGACGCCGCAACAGTCGAACTCGCGAAAGCCAACGTCAGCACCCACCCGGACGTCGCGCAACGGATCACCATCACCGAGTCGGACGCTACGGGAATCCCCGAAGGTAGCTGTACCGCTGCCTTCGCCTTCGAGTGCATCCACGATATGCCGGCCCCAGTGGACGTGTTGGCCGCCGTACGGAGGGCCCTCGAGCCTGGTGGTGCGCTGTTCGTCATGGACGAGGCCGTCGATGACGAGTTCTCCGCACCCGGAAGCGACCTCGAGCGATTCATGTACGGAATCAGCCTGACCGTGTGCCTCCCCGACGGAATGAGTCATACTCCCAGCGCAGGCACCGGAACGGTCATGAGGCCCAGCACATTGCGCGGCTACGCGCAGGCAGCCGGCTTCTCCGTCATGGACATCCTTCCGATCGAGGATTTCGGGTTCTGGCGCTTCTACCGCCTGACCGTGTAA
- a CDS encoding PPOX class F420-dependent oxidoreductase, whose protein sequence is MAIATADHVTREELLDFVRPRHHSVLITRKRSGGLQISPVTSGLDRDGRIVVSTYPQRAKAVNARHDPAVSVCVLSDDFGGAYVQIDGTAEVLDMPEALEPLVEYFRVISGEHPDWDEYRDAMRKQNKSLIRITVEEWGPIATGGFPPDSNRG, encoded by the coding sequence ATGGCCATCGCCACCGCAGATCATGTGACGCGGGAGGAGTTGCTCGACTTCGTCCGTCCGCGCCACCATAGCGTGCTGATCACCCGGAAGCGCTCGGGAGGGTTGCAGATCTCCCCGGTTACGTCGGGACTCGACCGAGACGGTCGGATCGTCGTATCGACCTACCCGCAGCGTGCGAAGGCTGTCAATGCACGCCACGATCCGGCCGTGAGCGTGTGCGTTCTCTCGGACGACTTCGGCGGCGCCTACGTGCAGATCGACGGGACCGCGGAGGTGCTGGACATGCCGGAAGCACTCGAGCCTTTGGTGGAGTACTTCCGCGTGATCTCCGGCGAGCACCCCGACTGGGACGAGTACCGCGACGCCATGCGCAAGCAGAACAAGAGCTTGATCAGGATCACCGTCGAGGAGTGGGGGCCCATCGCCACCGGCGGCTTTCCGCCAGATTCGAATCGCGGGTAG
- a CDS encoding esterase/lipase family protein: MRWEKSGRLSAVVAAVMVALGAGGAQASAEPAPLPVPYSSLQSVGAAIMHPDSDPPGANDWSCKPTEEHPYPVVLAHGTLANMALNFGTLSPLLKNNGYCVFTMNFGQEPGAGYVGYPGATIAAGTASMAQSSAELAELVERIKAATGAEKVDIVGHSQGGSMPRYYLKYLGGAESVDKMIALGPSNHPGSNPMAELFPGGAALLGTAGIEQTAQSDFLAKLNEGGETMPGVTYTVIATKYDQLVVPYTETFLSGPNVTNIVLQDECPQNFSDHMALAFDKLTLSYVLNALDPSYPIAPCEFSAPLLGSF; encoded by the coding sequence ATGCGGTGGGAAAAGTCGGGCCGGTTGTCGGCCGTTGTGGCAGCCGTGATGGTGGCTTTGGGTGCCGGGGGTGCTCAGGCGAGTGCCGAGCCCGCGCCGCTGCCTGTGCCGTATTCCTCTCTCCAGTCGGTCGGGGCGGCGATCATGCACCCGGATTCGGATCCGCCCGGTGCAAACGACTGGTCCTGCAAGCCCACGGAGGAGCACCCGTATCCCGTGGTGCTGGCGCATGGAACCTTGGCCAACATGGCGCTCAACTTCGGGACGCTGTCCCCGCTGTTGAAGAACAATGGGTACTGCGTGTTCACCATGAACTTCGGTCAGGAACCCGGTGCCGGCTACGTCGGCTACCCCGGCGCGACAATTGCTGCAGGAACTGCTTCGATGGCGCAATCGTCCGCAGAGTTGGCCGAACTCGTCGAACGAATCAAGGCTGCGACCGGTGCTGAGAAAGTTGACATCGTCGGGCACTCGCAGGGTGGCTCCATGCCGCGCTACTACCTGAAGTATCTCGGTGGCGCGGAGTCGGTGGACAAGATGATCGCGCTAGGGCCGTCGAATCACCCCGGATCGAATCCGATGGCCGAGCTGTTCCCAGGGGGCGCAGCACTTCTCGGTACCGCGGGAATCGAACAGACGGCCCAATCCGACTTCCTCGCCAAGTTGAACGAGGGCGGCGAAACCATGCCCGGCGTCACCTACACCGTGATTGCAACGAAGTACGACCAGCTCGTCGTGCCCTACACCGAGACGTTCCTGTCGGGCCCGAACGTCACGAACATCGTGTTGCAGGACGAATGCCCGCAGAACTTCTCTGATCACATGGCGTTGGCGTTCGACAAGCTGACTCTCAGCTACGTACTCAACGCGCTGGATCCGAGCTACCCCATCGCTCCGTGCGAATTCTCAGCGCCCCTGCTCGGTAGCTTCTAG
- a CDS encoding ribonuclease H family protein, with translation MIIVSTDGSCLRNPGGAIGWAWVNHEGPSQSGGEPSGTNQIAELRALLEAIKSHPGSDPLLIESDSQYAIKCASEWLPGWKRKGWKTAGGAPVKNLELVQSIDRAISERPGPVRFRWVRGHVGNHYNEMADTLAGEAARAVDSGEVAPAPAVPSTPAATDAPPRPEPEDALTLF, from the coding sequence ATGATCATCGTGAGCACCGATGGATCCTGCCTCCGCAACCCGGGCGGGGCAATCGGCTGGGCATGGGTCAATCACGAGGGGCCCAGTCAATCGGGTGGTGAACCCTCGGGTACGAACCAGATCGCCGAGCTGCGGGCGTTGCTCGAAGCGATCAAGTCGCATCCAGGATCGGACCCGCTGCTGATCGAATCCGATTCCCAGTACGCCATCAAATGCGCCTCCGAGTGGTTGCCCGGGTGGAAGCGCAAGGGGTGGAAGACTGCGGGCGGCGCTCCCGTCAAGAACCTCGAGTTGGTGCAATCCATCGATCGGGCTATCAGCGAACGCCCCGGTCCGGTTCGGTTCCGTTGGGTGCGAGGCCACGTCGGCAATCACTACAACGAGATGGCCGACACGCTTGCCGGCGAGGCGGCCCGCGCCGTCGATTCCGGCGAGGTGGCTCCGGCACCTGCGGTCCCGTCTACTCCGGCGGCGACCGATGCACCGCCGCGTCCTGAGCCAGAGGACGCGTTGACGCTCTTTTGA
- a CDS encoding Rv2640c family ArsR-like transcriptional regulator: MPKTLPMIDATAPICCAPVASGPISDGAALEVAVRLKALADPVRIKLMSILLSGSAGEVCTCDLADSIGLSESTISHHLGQLKKAGMVTGTRRGMNVYYSAQPDALDALRLVLDPNCCS; this comes from the coding sequence ATGCCCAAGACATTGCCCATGATCGACGCGACCGCGCCGATATGCTGCGCCCCCGTCGCGTCGGGGCCGATCTCGGATGGCGCGGCGCTCGAAGTGGCGGTTCGGTTGAAGGCCCTCGCCGATCCGGTACGAATCAAGCTGATGTCGATCCTGCTCTCGGGCAGCGCCGGAGAGGTCTGTACGTGTGATCTTGCCGACAGCATCGGTCTATCGGAATCGACGATCAGCCATCATCTTGGTCAACTCAAGAAGGCGGGGATGGTGACCGGTACGAGACGTGGAATGAACGTCTATTACAGTGCGCAACCCGATGCTCTCGACGCGCTTCGATTGGTGCTTGATCCGAACTGCTGTTCCTAG
- a CDS encoding ArsI/CadI family heavy metal resistance metalloenzyme produces MSRVQLGLNVDNLDQAVEFYSKLFGTAPAKVKEGYANFAIAEPPLKLVLFENPGTGGTINHLGVEVDSSETVHKEIARLSDEGLFTAEEIGTTCCFATQDKVWVTGPSNEKWEVYTVLADSDTFGNAPEHESDSQAACCGSSGESDSSEKATAHEPDAPAVCCGSA; encoded by the coding sequence ATGTCACGCGTTCAGCTCGGCCTCAATGTCGACAACCTGGATCAAGCCGTCGAGTTCTACTCCAAGCTCTTCGGCACGGCACCAGCGAAGGTGAAGGAGGGATACGCGAACTTCGCGATCGCCGAACCGCCTCTCAAGCTCGTCCTCTTCGAGAACCCGGGTACCGGCGGCACCATCAATCACCTCGGAGTCGAAGTCGACTCCAGCGAGACGGTGCACAAGGAGATAGCCCGGTTGAGCGACGAGGGCCTGTTCACCGCAGAGGAGATCGGCACCACCTGTTGCTTCGCCACCCAGGACAAGGTGTGGGTCACTGGCCCTTCGAACGAGAAGTGGGAGGTGTACACGGTGCTGGCCGACAGCGACACGTTCGGCAACGCACCCGAACACGAGTCGGATTCCCAAGCTGCGTGCTGCGGTTCGTCAGGAGAATCGGATTCGTCGGAAAAGGCAACTGCACATGAGCCCGACGCCCCAGCCGTCTGTTGCGGTTCGGCATAG
- a CDS encoding AurF N-oxygenase family protein — MKTPIEVSDREEIARRLLASSARKSYDPMVEIDWEAPIPEDKFGLTPEWSTLYGTALWDEMTDEQKIELTKHEAASIASVGLWFEILLMQMLLRDIYGRDKYSRHVQFALTEIADECRHSVMFARAGERLGMPSYGPHPLVHKFGRIWGSSYKGANAYASVMAAEAILDMMQRDFMKDERVQPLTRTVSKIHVVEESRHIRFAREEVARRIEGAGWLRLQYERINTAASVYIIMKSLVRRGVYENVGLDPKRAKTEAKRNPHYKNTVRTSGSKLIRFLDSVGLVGGPSKYLYKRVSLL, encoded by the coding sequence ATGAAGACACCGATTGAAGTCTCGGATCGGGAAGAGATCGCCAGGCGGCTACTGGCATCATCGGCTCGTAAGTCCTACGACCCGATGGTCGAGATCGACTGGGAAGCGCCCATTCCCGAAGACAAGTTCGGCCTGACACCCGAGTGGAGCACCCTGTACGGCACCGCGTTATGGGACGAAATGACCGACGAACAGAAGATCGAACTCACCAAGCACGAGGCCGCCAGCATCGCCAGTGTGGGCCTGTGGTTCGAAATCCTGCTGATGCAGATGCTCCTGCGCGATATTTACGGTCGCGACAAGTACTCGCGGCACGTCCAGTTCGCTCTTACCGAGATTGCCGACGAGTGCCGCCACTCGGTGATGTTCGCCCGCGCGGGAGAAAGATTGGGCATGCCGAGCTACGGCCCCCACCCGTTGGTTCACAAGTTCGGACGCATCTGGGGCAGTTCCTACAAGGGCGCCAACGCCTACGCCAGCGTGATGGCCGCCGAAGCGATCCTCGACATGATGCAGCGCGATTTCATGAAGGACGAACGCGTGCAGCCCCTCACGCGCACGGTCAGCAAGATCCATGTTGTCGAAGAATCCCGGCACATCCGCTTCGCTCGCGAGGAAGTCGCTCGTCGAATCGAAGGCGCCGGGTGGTTGAGGCTCCAGTACGAACGGATCAACACCGCCGCAAGCGTGTACATCATCATGAAGAGCTTGGTCCGCAGAGGGGTCTACGAGAACGTCGGCCTCGACCCGAAGCGCGCCAAGACCGAAGCGAAGCGCAACCCGCACTACAAGAACACTGTCCGCACGTCCGGATCCAAACTCATACGGTTCCTCGACAGCGTCGGCCTCGTCGGCGGTCCATCGAAATACCTCTACAAGAGGGTCAGCCTCCTCTGA
- a CDS encoding DNA-3-methyladenine glycosylase family protein — MTASLEMVEATVNSRRPLDVAMTLQPLQRGKGDPCHRRAGDGSIWRTSVQQSGPVTYRITQPDRHTVHCQAWGEGSEELVAGLDRLVGDHDECADFTPEHPVLVEAHRRFPHLRLGRTNRVMEALVPAVLEQRVHGIAAYASWRRLVWKFGEPAPGPTPDGMRLPPTAQVWRRVPSWEFHRANVDPSRARTIVRCAQVADRLEKIVDLPREDATRRLMSIPGVGIWTAAEVAQRALGDSDALSVGDYHLAAVVGWSLLGRPIDDGEMVAYLEPIRPHRYRAIRLLEVSGNAVKPKFGPRTALVDHSWH; from the coding sequence ATGACAGCTTCGCTGGAGATGGTCGAGGCCACTGTGAACTCGCGACGCCCCCTGGACGTCGCCATGACGTTGCAGCCTCTTCAGCGTGGCAAGGGGGACCCTTGCCATCGGAGAGCCGGCGACGGTTCGATCTGGCGGACCTCGGTGCAGCAATCCGGACCGGTCACGTATCGCATCACCCAACCCGATCGCCACACGGTGCATTGCCAGGCCTGGGGAGAGGGATCCGAGGAACTGGTTGCTGGGCTCGACCGCCTCGTCGGCGATCACGACGAATGCGCGGACTTCACCCCCGAACACCCGGTTCTTGTCGAGGCACACCGCCGGTTTCCGCACCTGCGCCTGGGCCGCACCAACCGGGTGATGGAAGCCCTCGTGCCCGCGGTCCTCGAACAGCGCGTGCACGGCATCGCCGCGTACGCCTCGTGGCGACGACTCGTGTGGAAGTTCGGCGAGCCCGCCCCCGGCCCCACCCCGGACGGCATGAGGCTTCCGCCGACAGCACAAGTGTGGCGGCGCGTCCCGTCATGGGAGTTTCATCGCGCCAACGTCGACCCGAGCAGGGCTCGCACCATCGTCCGGTGCGCTCAGGTCGCCGATCGACTGGAGAAGATCGTCGATCTCCCCCGCGAGGACGCTACGCGGCGGTTGATGTCCATCCCCGGTGTCGGGATCTGGACCGCAGCCGAGGTGGCGCAGCGTGCACTAGGCGACTCCGACGCCCTGTCTGTCGGGGACTACCACCTTGCGGCGGTAGTGGGCTGGTCACTGTTGGGCAGACCCATCGACGACGGCGAAATGGTGGCGTATCTAGAACCAATTCGACCACACCGGTATCGGGCCATCCGACTGCTGGAAGTCAGCGGCAACGCCGTCAAGCCCAAGTTCGGCCCCCGCACAGCGCTGGTCGACCACAGCTGGCACTGA